Proteins encoded within one genomic window of Oryza glaberrima chromosome 12, OglaRS2, whole genome shotgun sequence:
- the LOC127758071 gene encoding uncharacterized protein LOC127758071 has product MKWCNVSSLKFSPTRTSNLLFAGRMPSLQTAAAEAAVDEAVVAGKGGAMPTSTQDLLLRPCPTTTLLTLLKRDTPEKHAAAAEQKMEWLRSQLVGKDVEFDTPFGRRLLTYADHTASSRSLRYVEDYLLNEVLPFYGNTHTEDSHVGRKTTRLMHRAARYVKRCMGGGAGDALLFCGAGTTAAIKRLQEVMGVAAPAAAPLRARLAAGLRREERWVVFVGPYEHHSNLLSWRRSLADVVEIGLDGDGLVDVAALRRALADPEHADRPLLGSFSACSNVTGIVVDTREIARVLHQHGAFACFDFAASGPHVKIDMKSGEIDGYDAVFLSPHKFIGGPGTPGILLMNKSLYRLNSQPPSTCGGGTVNYVNGFNEEDTLYYDDIEEREDAGTPAIIQKIRASLAFWVNEYIGYDTMDLHEQIYTEMAMKRLVDNPNVKVLGNTSANRLPIFSFLIYPPMVDSVFHGDDRLAIVRRKRLPLHGRFVTKLLNDLFGIQARGGCACAGPYGNILLEINNELSLRIRSALVEGYLGLKPGWTRLSFAYYISKEEFKFILDAIEFLAAYGHRFLSLYKFDWRSSNWTFSKQAAKELSAATGVLLGEDLQFKAEDKSDNNKPEPNHTKFATYLENAKRIALSLPDINQQIISIPQGVDPDIIIFHV; this is encoded by the exons CTCAAGTTCAGTCCTACGCGCACCAGCAATTTGCTATTTGCAGGTAGGATGCCGTCATTacaaacggcggcggcggaggcggccgtggATGAAGCGGTGGTCGCCGGCAAGGGCGGCGCCATGCCAACCTCCACCCAAGATTTACTACTTCG ACCTTgccccaccaccaccctgcTGACTCTCCTCAAAAGAGACACGCCGGAGAagcacgccgcggcggcggagcagaagATGGAGTGGCTCCGGTCGCAGCTCGTCGGCAAGGACGTCGAGTTCGACACGCCgttcggccgccgcctcctcacctaCGCCGACCACACGGCGTCCAGCCGGAGCCTCCGCTACGTCGAGGACTACCTCCTAAACGAGGTCCTCCCCTTCTACGGGAACACGCACACGGAGGACAGCCAtgtcgggaggaagacgacgaggctGATGCACAGGGCGGCGCGGTACGTCAAGCGGtgcatgggcggcggcgccggcgacgcgctgcTGTTCTGCGGCgccgggacgacggcggcgatcaaGCGGCTGCAGGAGGTGATGGGCgtggccgcgccggcggcggcgccgctgcgcgcgcgcctcgccgcgggGCTCCGGCGGGAGGAGCGGTGGGTGGTGTTCGTCGGGCCCTACGAGCACCACTCCAACCTGCTGTCGTGGCGGCGCAgcctcgccgacgtcgtcgagattggcctcgacggcgacgggctcgtcgacgtcgccgcgctccgccgcgcgctcgccgaccCCGAGCACGCCGACCGCCCGCTGCTCGGCTCCTTCTCGGCGTGCAGCAACGTCACCGGCATCGTCGTCGACACGAGAGAGATCGCGCGCGTCCTGCACCAGCACGGCGCCTTCGCTTGCTTCGACTTCGCCGCCAG TGGTCCTCATGTGAAAATTGACATGAAGTCTGGCGAAATCGATGGCTATGATGCGGTGTTCTTGAGCCCCCACAAATTTATTGGTGGCCCAGGTACACCAGGCATTCTTCTTATGAACAAATCGTTGTATCGGCTCAATTCTCAGCCTCCCTCAACATGCGGGGGTGGCACCGTGAACTATGTCAATGGCTTTAATGAGGAG GATACATTGTATTATGATGACATTGAGGAGCGAGAAGATGCCGGTACACCGGCGATAATACAAAAGATCCGTGCATCCCTTGCATTTTGGGTCAATGAGTACATTGGATATGACACGATGGACCTACATGAACAAATATACACTGAAATGGCCATGAAAAGGCTTGTCGACAATCCAAATGTTAAAGTGCTAGGAAACACAAGCGCCAACCGCCTACCAATATTTTCATTCCTGATCTACCCTCCTATGGTAGATTCAGTTTTTCATGGGGACGATAGATTGGCGATTGTGAGACGCAAAAGACTTCCTCTCCATGGACGATTTGTCACTAAGCTTCTTAACGATCTTTTTGGCATCCAAGCAAGGGGAGGTTGTGCTTGTGCAGGCCCTTATGGCAACATCTTGCTCGAAATCAATAACGAGCTTTCTCTTCGCATACGCTCTGCACTTGTTGAG gggTACCTTGGACTTAAGCCCGGGTGGACCAGGTTGAGTTTTGCTTACTACATCTCCAAAGAGGAATTCAAATTCATCCTAGATGCCATTGAGTTTTTAGCAGCATATGGTCATCGATTCCTCTCGTTGTACAAGTTCGATTGGAGGAGCAGTAACTGGACGTTCAGTAAACAGGCAGCCAAGGAGTTATCTGCTGCCACTGGTGTGCTTTTAGGTGAAGATCTCCAGTTCAAGGCTGAAGATAAATCAGATAATAATAAACCCGAGCCAAATCATACAAAATTTGCAACATATCTGGAGAATGCCAAGAGAATTGCACTCTCCTTGCCGGATATCAATCAACAAATTATTAGTATTCCCCAAGGAGTAGACCctgatattattatttttcatgtataG